The window TGGAATCTCTTCAGCGTAAATATTGTAATGGCTGGCACAGGCATTTACCAGCTTAGCCGAAAAATTCAGTAAGTCAATTATGTGTTTGTTTGCTAATGTCATTTTTGGTAGATCCACATTATTCATTACCCTCTCCATGCTTCACAGGCACGATTATTTTAACAAGGAGGAAGCTGCTGTTGTGACGAAGGAATGATGATGAAAACTGTTTTTGTAAGTTAATAGATTCGAGCTGTGAACGTGTACTGTACCAACGGCTGGGTCTATCAGTTTGCTATCTGCTTGTGCTGTTCATATTTGTCGGTCCATCGCCTTTTATCTTGAATCCCTATATACTTTTGGATGATCGAGGGAAAATAAACGAATAAttagtttcttgattttgatcAGGAGTGCTTTGCAAGCTGAATATTGTCGTGGTCTAGCTTGATTTGTTTGTTATCAAGCTGGCACAAACAAACACGTTCTTAgatttatgtttaaaacattgattattttcttttcggGTGATTGTGCCTAAATGCATTAAATTTCATCCAATTCTAATATTGCGCATAAACTATAAATTCTACTTCTAAATACACTAaacttttgttttgatttggcACAGTTCCATCTAAAATAAGTCCGTTACTAtagcaattgaaaattcaagTATTTGGAcgcataaattttaaaattcatatgcAAAATCGTGTAACTATGacatttatttaacaaattgtATTCACAATAGTATGgcaataatttcattattttatcgTAATATGTAAAGTTCAACTACgactaataattaattatttgaagtaAAATCACTTAAATGAGTAAATTGCTTGCAAAGCTAACGAGCtcaaaatagttttaatcaaattgAGAGCCGaataatttgtttctttttttagtacagtggagtattaattttgataagaAATGCAATTCCCACCCAGTCTTTGCGAGAGCAGATAAGATTTCTTGATTATGAAacattactactccctccgtgccACTTAATATgtcacgttttcctttttagtttgtcccaactaagatgacacatttccttttttgataattttctctctccgattaatacattcaaccattttttctcactcctattaaaatatccatctttttttatctctctactttaatacttacatctaccttctctctctccaattaaagaatttaaccaataactcctaaaatcccgtgccggctaagcaactgtcatcttagccgggacggagggagtacaaaatcTTTGTGCAGCAAATAGTTCAAATCATTTGTAAATCCGAGCCGTGGTAAGTGGTTACATAATCACAAGAAGTGCGTCCTGAAAATTCGAATTCAGAGTGAAAAATTTGATTTCCTCAGCAAGTGGAGATGAAATCATACAAATGCAATCACTTCAACAAAGTAAACTAAACCTAAAATTACAATCTTAAGTGACCTCAAATCTACTTTCTCAAGTATAAGCAACGTAGCAAACACTGTATTCAACAGGCTTAGATTGCTCATCTGCTTCTAAACCTTAGGCTTTGCATAAATCAAGCGACGTCTCAATAGCTGATTCGCTCTACTCATCTTTGTTTTGATCTCCTCTCGACTCGGAATCATTTTCACCATCATGAGCCTTCAAACCCAGACTCAAATCCAAGGTACTTATGTTCAGATCTTGCCGTTCTTCACGATTGGTCTCTGAAGCCTGATACAGTGCATATTCGATGTTTAGATGCAAAGCATAGACAGACTCTTTGAGCTACTTATGCTGAAAATGGTCATCTAGAAGGGGCCGGGGAAAGGGTATATTTCTCCACCCTTTTTCATCAAAAGGGACACTCAGAAGGTAGGAAAAACTGCTCTATAGTTTAAGAAAGCATATCCCCATTTATAAAAACCAGGCACTCGTGGACTTGTCTATAAAgagtgtaattttttatactaagAACCACAAAGAGCAGAAGAGACCTAATGAGCAACAAGAGGAAAAGACAGGAGAAAAAATATGCAATGTCACCTGATTTTCATCCATTGGTACATCATTCATGTCAGGTTTTTCGTCACCTCTGGACGTTGCCTCTACTGCATCCGAGTTATCTTCACTGGACTTATTTTCATCCTCCATCTGCTCAGAGGATTCTACTTTTTGTTCTTCAAGCACAACAATCTGTCCAATCATTCAGAAACAAAATCAGAAACGTAATTTACTGGATATTGAAATAACCATGTAGAAGGTCAGTCGGCGGTAGAAGTGGGACACTTTTGGACAATCCATTAACAACCCTGGTGAACCAAATAACTGAGATCATGAATGATGGATagatatttactttttacgaCACATAATATATTTCACAAACGAGCAATGGAGCATGTGTTTATCCAGAAAAACATGCAGCTCATTCATATTGTTTAGAACAGAGAGTATATAGGCACTATGAAATTCATATTCTAACTTCAAAACCATAAACAACTTCATGTACAGGGCTGTAGACTAGCAACGAAGAATTGGTCAAAAACAAGTTTCTCATCGCCAAGATTTTCGACTAAGACACATTTGCCTCAATGGACCATAGCAAGAATTTTACACAAACAAGTTTTTTCTAAAACAAATCATCCTAAATCTCTCATGGGTAGGAAGGGTGCTCTTTACCTTCCACTActtacaaataaaatcaagcaaGAAAAACTCCTGATTCCCGCCCACGGCCCACCATACACGCCCATAAATAAAAGAACACACAGACAAAGCTAAATAAGAATCCAAAAGGCTGTCTCTGGATAAAGAATTTGATATGTAGTGAATATTTTAAGGAAGGATTTGATTGGAGTCACTCCAATTAAGCGCTGTTTCACTCCAAAAATAGTTTGGAACAAATGTTATAGCATACAGATCCACTATATATAAGTGAAACAGCCAAACAACCTCATGGATTTGTTGttatgaatttcaaattcatctTCCAATTCGTAAATGTGCATACAACAAACATACAATCTTCCTATGAATAAAGTCAAAACTTCCAAAAATTCAGTCAAAATTTTTCATTGCTCCCCGATTCACGGcatttaattaacaaaaaaagataaaaataaataaacccTAGACCGCCAAGACACTCACAAAAGCACAATGATCAGATCGAATCAGATAATCCTTAATTCAGCTCATGCCCAAGCCAAATCGAAAAACACGAGCAATTGCAATTACAAGAACGATTTAAATAggaatcaaatcaaataaggcAGAATTACCGGAATATACTTGAATCGTCTCTTCGGAGGCTTCTCGGCCGCAACGTCCTCGTCTTTAGTCGAATCAGCATTGCCATTATCGCTGCCGTTGCTGTCTTTGGATTGGGTGGGAGCGATGGGCGTCCACTTGTAAAACTGGAGGTGGGAGGAGGCGTTGCTTCCATTAGCGTTTCCGTTGGACGCCGCGTGATGGTGGTTGTTGGAATTGGGCGGCGGGACGTGAACCCACTTCTTCTTCCACTTGCGAACGGGGCCGGTGAAGACGGTGGCGGGGCCGCTGAAACGGGTGGAAGATCGGCCGAACCTGGCCCCTACCCCCTCCATTATTCAAACGAACAAGTACCGGCGCCGGCGGCGAGGGTGAGTATGTAACCGTAAAACGTCCTTGCTCAACAATCCGTTTTCCGAAgccttcaaattttaaattttactttgttttcttgtCACTTAATACTGATAGGTATAACAGTAATTTTACTCGccgttttatttaaatttggtaaatttcTATTAATAGATGTTCACATAATTAGAGAAGATGAAATCGTTGTTATGTTCTGATTTGTCTAGGGTTTTAGATTGAGGATCGTGATACTCAAAATTCGCCGATCGTAATCATTTGATCCTCACAccttccaaaattttaatgagtaTATATTGTACTATTAACATATGAACTTTCAATTAGTGGAGTAggagtactttttaatttttacaaatgatttgagtatcacaaaatcatgttttttcatgtaaatacatgattttttttctttctaatttttatataaaatcttttttttatgaaaaaaaaacacacacttcgacattttctaatttttcccTTATAAacagtttgattaaattaaaattattttgtgaattgcCCAAGCTTTAAAAACGACGTGTTGGACGTCGAAttattcaaagaaaaatatccATTGAGTGAGATaagcataaatatatatatgagtatatCATTTGATCCACACAcctttcaaaaatttatagtatattgtGTTAACATACTAATATACAATGAACTTTCAATTTGTTCTGATTTtgtcatatttaaaaaaaaaatcgtactagtaattatttttattttctttcacattattagttttatactactataactataatttttgttatttttccatttatgtATTCTTTATAATCTAAAGGGCATGTTTGATAAGTTCgtaataccaaaatagaaaattatatatggacatttctaattgtttgatatcatagttaagaTTAACTCAAAGCCCAGTATAAGACCAGGGCCTatcaaatcttaccaaaattataacattaaccttgtttatgtatctcaccaatttgtcaagttaagccatgttatttaatatacaatacaaatttagataattccttttctatcaaacaataacggaaaaaaatcatatctttgcatatcttgaTATGAAGCtcgtatttcttatcttgttttacatatcttttcatatcccatcttttttatcaaacgagtCCTAAGAATTTAGcttcataaaaattatagtcttcgtcccataaaaataagtgacattttattttcgttcatcccataaaaatatgaacatttctatttatgtaaAGTTGTTTTCGATTCATTACTcatatacattattttattcacaacTTATAACACTATAAACCTACCATTACAATTCATTAAACACTAACAAAAATATGAGTCTaccattccactaacttttcaaaaaagagtactccctctgtccattATTAATAGTCCCAATTTATCACTTTATTttgtccgccattaggagtcccgattccACTTTTACTAAATAATAGGTAGACCATACTTTCCATTAATTCATCTACTTACattctacaaaattaatatggagtatataaaaatggatcTCATATTTATTGTCTTTTTCCACTTACTTCCCTTTGTATTCTTAAAATCTACGTCGAACTCAAATGCGACTCTTAtcatattctttatatttcttaaaattcatattgaaCTCAAATGTGACTTGTAACGATAGACGGAGCAAATTTGAGTAcatgaaaaaaagagaaaaaaagagcGAATAAACAGTATCCTTTGCAAGACTGGAATACTGGAATATAGAACTCCTCTGCAAAGATTGGAATATATTAACTCGCCGGCAGCGACGCTGTTGATCAGCAATTGACGCTAGTAAGGCGGTGGCCGCTATTCTAGAGTTTGACCAGtctgttttcttattttcttcactttttttccctctttataatttcataaattcgttctgcatttttatttatttttcactattattttccttttctttatttcatataaattCTTCTCGTATCTTCGCTATTCTACTAATTTCATCATATAAattgtttcttaatttttgtttatcgttcactttatgtattttttttaattataacatGTGACTCattataatatcattatgtctactacaataataaatttatgctATATTCAAgtcaataaataatcaatgttaaataataaatatactactactcctGCCAAGAATGGGAGTTGATAGCTGAACTTATTAAGCTAcgtttgaaatttgaaaatgtatTGCTAGGAAAGAAGTTTAGAGTTCGTCTGCATTGATTACATGTATATCTCCACAGCGAGAAGTCACCATTCCTATCCCgtttaaaatgaaacaaactAAAAGTTAGATAGTCACACGTATCAATCGTAGTTATTAgcaaaaagattgaaaaatttaattgtgCAATAAAGTATCCCACAGAAATAGGGAGAAGGTAAAAACTCTAATATCTAGTGATGCACAAAAATCGCTGTAACAACACATCATAACTCATATAAATAACTTAATAAGTGGATATAGAGAAAGAGGGAGAGTAATGGAAGGCGAAATCAACAACTTGATTCTAGTTTGGAGCATCATAGTTGCCTCCCTATGCTACACCCACAAAGTAGCCCAAATCTTCCCCACCGGAACTCCAAGAATCATCTCAATCTCCCCAATCATAATCCTCTTTCTCCTCCTCCCTCTCAACTTCACCTCCATACACTTCTCCGGCATCACCTCCTTCTTCATCTCATGGCTCTCAACCTTCAAACTCCTCCTCTTCACCTTCAACCAAGGCCCCCTCTCCCCCTCTCCCTCTTCATCCCCTTAGCCTGCTTTCCCATCAAACTCCAACAACCATCCCATACCAATAAACCTCACAATCACAAATCACCCCTCAACCACATCATCagaataacaatactagcccTTCTCATACGCGTCTACGCCTACAAAGCACACATCCATCCCCACCTCATCTTGCTATGCTATTCCCTCCACATATATCTCATGCTAGAGATCatcctctccctctcctccACCGTTGTAAAGGCCTTGCTTCGAGTGGACCTCGAGCCTCAGTTCAACGAGCCTTACCTTGCTTCCTCGCTTCAAGACTTCTGGGGGAGGAGATGGAATCTGATGGTGCCTAACATTTTACACCCCACGGTTTACCTCCCCGTGAGGTCCGTCTCGGCCCGGCTTGGGCCCGGGAAATGGGCCGCAGTCCCTGCAGTTTTGGCTACTTTTATTGTGTCGGGGATCATGCATGAGCTCATCGTCTACAGCATTGGGAGATTGAGGCCTAGTGGAGAGATGATTGGCTTCTTTGTGGTGCATGGGGCATCTTTGTCTCTGGAGATAGTCGTTAAGAAAGTGTGTGAGGGGAGATTCAGGCTACCAAGGATGGTTACGGGGGTGTTGACGTTGGGATATGTGATTTACACCAGTTTTTGGCTGTTTTTTCCGCCGTTTTTGAGGGCGAAATCGGATCTTAAGAGCTGCAGGGAGTCTCTAGCGTTCGTAGAGTCTGTTAAAAATCTTCGGCTAGTTGGGCCCAGTGAGGTTTCTTGTCCGTTTCTGTGAACTTTTGTAGGgacaaataatgtaaatttgtTTATAAGGATATGTTTGCTGTCGCATTTAAACATCATTTTATCTCTTGTTTAGCTTTACACGTGATATGCAGGCTTGTTTatacataatttatgtatctttGTTTTAAACAGCATGTGATTGTGAATCtataatggagtactatacGCAAATctgatattgaaattttaattgctCCTTACTGCTAGTATTTTTAAGTTTGCAATCTCAGTCTGACTTTGTGGATAGCTATTATAagtacaaaaaatttcattcatGTTCGATTTTAATACTAcattgtaacagcccgcccttctatggtataataaatacgacGATCGTTACCTAGGCGGAtttaaatgcaacaaagatcataggctagggtatcatttaaagagattttacCAAAGTATTTAATGAACAACTAAAACGATAAGAGTAATGGCTTAGCAATAAAGTTCAATGAAAAAGGGCTATcacaattaatattcaaaacgaCAAGCTTTTAAGATAATCCAAACTGTATCATGTCTCAACaatccaacaaaataaaatagttcaaACTCAACCAAACAATAATAGTTTCAtgtttcagc is drawn from Salvia hispanica cultivar TCC Black 2014 chromosome 6, UniMelb_Shisp_WGS_1.0, whole genome shotgun sequence and contains these coding sequences:
- the LOC125193086 gene encoding uncharacterized protein LOC125193086; translation: MEGVGARFGRSSTRFSGPATVFTGPVRKWKKKWVHVPPPNSNNHHHAASNGNANGSNASSHLQFYKWTPIAPTQSKDSNGSDNGNADSTKDEDVAAEKPPKRRFKYIPIVVLEEQKVESSEQMEDENKSSEDNSDAVEATSRGDEKPDMNDVPMDENQASETNREERQDLNISTLDLSLGLKAHDGENDSESRGDQNKDE
- the LOC125197079 gene encoding LOW QUALITY PROTEIN: probable long-chain-alcohol O-fatty-acyltransferase 5 (The sequence of the model RefSeq protein was modified relative to this genomic sequence to represent the inferred CDS: inserted 1 base in 1 codon), producing MEGEINNLILVWSIIVASLCYTHKVAQIFPTGTPRIISISPIIILFLLLPLNFTSIHFSGITSFFISWLSTFKLLLFTFNQGPLSXLSLFIPLACFPIKLQQPSHTNKPHNHKSPLNHIIRITILALLIRVYAYKAHIHPHLILLCYSLHIYLMLEIILSLSSTVVKALLRVDLEPQFNEPYLASSLQDFWGRRWNLMVPNILHPTVYLPVRSVSARLGPGKWAAVPAVLATFIVSGIMHELIVYSIGRLRPSGEMIGFFVVHGASLSLEIVVKKVCEGRFRLPRMVTGVLTLGYVIYTSFWLFFPPFLRAKSDLKSCRESLAFVESVKNLRLVGPSEVSCPFL